Genomic DNA from Flavobacterium sp. N502540:
AATTTAAGTTCCATTGTTTTTTAGGGCTGTATTGAAATGATTCATAAAAAAAAAACAGTAGCAAGCCTGAGTTTACTACTGTTAAATATTTTTTTTGTCAGTCTTTTTAGAACTGAACAATCGTCAAATTACGATTTAATATCTAAAACTTTATAGGTTTTGCCGTCTCCGGTTGCCTGAACTGTCTTGGTTAAATTTTCCTGGTTTTGAACCGTTTTGTCAAATACAACAGTAGCTGTTTTTTTCTCAAAATCAACCGTTGCTTTTTCTACACCGTCAAGATTCGATAATTCTTTTTCGATTGTTTTGGCACATCCCATTGCACAAGTCATTCCTTCGATTTTAAAACTTGAAGTCTGTACATTTTCAGCAGCAATTGCTTTGTGTTCTTTTGGAGCTGATTCTATATTTTTTATGTTAGCCAGGTTTTTATCTTCTTCTTTTTTGCAGCTTACCAGTACTAAACCTGCAATAGCAATTGAAGCTATGATTCTTGTAAATTTCATATTTTTAAGATTTTAATTTGCGAAAAAATGTTCTTTGCAAAATTAGTAAAAAGGAAGAGGTCAATTCGTAAAATTATTACAAATTTGCACTAAAATACGTTTTATGGATGCAAAACAATTAAAGTGGGCCTATTTATTGGTGCTTTCACTAATCTGGGGAAGTTCTTTTATCCTCATCAAAAGAGGTTTGGTTGGACTCACAGCAGTTCAGGTAGGTTCGTTCCGGATTATTTTTGCAGCCTTGTTTTTATTGATTGTTGGATTCAGAAGTTTAAAAAAAATCTCCCGCCGTCAATGGAAATTTGTCGCCATAACGTCTTTCTTCGGAACTTTTATACCGGCTTTTCTTTTTGCTATTGCCGAAACTGAAGTTGACAGTTCAATCGTAGCCATTATGAACTCGCTTACCCCTTTAAACACATTGGTTTTAGGGATACTTATTTTCGGAATTCAATTTCAAAAAAGACAAGTTTTAGGCGTTTTTATTGGTTTGGTGGGGTGTTTATTGCTGGTTTTAAGCGGAGCATCTTCGCATCCGGGACAAAATTACTATTATGTGATTCTGGTGGTTATCGCAACGCTTAGTTATGCAATAAATGTCAACTTAATTAAAAAATACTTATCCGATTTAAATTCGCTCAGCATCACAACCGGAAATTTTGCGGTATTGCTTATTCCTGCTTTGCTCATTCTGAGTACGACCGATTTTCCGCAAAGAATGAACCTTGAAGTTACACAACATTCTATTTTGTTTGTCATGATTTTAGGGGTTCTTGGAACCGGAATCGCGAATGTTTTGTTTTTTAAATTAATCCAAATTTCATCACCTGTATTTGCAACTTCGGTAACGTATTTAATTCCGATTGTGGCATTTTTCTGGGGACTTTTGGATAACGAAATGCTGACACCAATTCAGTTTTTTGGTGCTTTTATAATTTTGATTGGAGTATATTTATCGGCTAAGAAGTAACCCTGGCTGTGAAATGTTGTTTGTAAGAGGTTAAATGTAATTTGACTTTATGCAAATGTTATCCTGAGCGAAATCGAAGGGTCTGTCAATTGGGAAGGGGCTTCGACTTCGCTCAGCCGGACAAAGCTTTGACTTCGTTTGATCTGACAAAGCTTTGACTCCGTTTGGTCTGACAAAGCTTTGGCTTCGTGCGGACTGACAAAGGCTTGTCTCAAAGTTGTCATTTCGACGGAGGAGAAATCTTTGTAAGTAACTCCGTAACAAGAATCTAATGAAAACGATTGTCGCTCTGAGCGAAGTCGAAGAGCGTGTCAATTTAAGTGGGCTTCGACTTCGCTCAGCCGGACAAAGCTTTGACTTCGCTGTGTTTAGCAAAAAAAGAAAAGGCTTAGTCAAAGTTTTAAACTTTGACTAAGCCTCAAAAAATCTTAGTACCTCAGTACCTTAGTGCCTTATATTCTAAGCATCTTACAAGAAATCTGCTTCAGAAACTCCTTCGTTAATCTTAATATCAGACATTTTGATATCTAACTCAAAACCTACATTCTGAACGATATTGAAAGGGATTTTAACTCCTTTTACGTCTTTATAATCGTTGAAGTTGGTAATTTGCGTTGCTGATTTTCCGCCTTGTTCACGAACTTTTGATTCAGCAAGTTTCAATCCTGATGCAACGTCATAGAAATAAGTTGTTTTACCGTCTTTGATAGCGTAGGCATCTTTACCGTTTATTGGTTCGATACTTTCTACTTTTAAATCGGTTCTTTTTACAAGTTGAAGTTCTTCAAATGGAGCAGCGCTGGCTTTCATTTCGGCAAGATCATTCCCTTCAAGGTTTTTACGTTGCCCTTGTTGCTCGATATAAGCGCCTTTATCATTTACAACCTGTTTCATTAAATTCATTGGTCCCATCGCAAGAGATACCATCATTTTTCCTTTTGAATCTAATTTAGAAATAAAAGTCAATGGGGAAGGAGCTTGAGGAATAGTAGTAGATCCTGTCATCGAAAGTGTTTTTACGGTAGCAACTACTTTTTCTCCACCAATTGCTTTAAGGTAGTTTTCGAAAACAGTTTTGGCAGTAATTCCCGCTGGAACTTCTTTTTTAGTTACTGGTTTTTCAACTGGATTTCCGTATTTATCGAAATAGAAAATCGGAATTTGAAGTTTTTCTAAACCTGTTAGTACATCAGATCCTTTTCCGGCAATTACGATTCGCATATTGTCCAGCATGAAATATTTGTTGGCAACACGATAAATATCATCGGCAGTAACGCTGTTGATTGTTTGAATGTATTTTTCGTAGAAATCGGCCGGAAGTTTTTCTGTTTCAATGTTTAAAGCATATCGTGCAACAGTTTGTGGTTTTTCAACCTGCATTACAAAACGTCCAATATATCCCGCTTTTACATTTTTTAAAATATCTTCAGAAACTTTTTCAGTTCTGATTCTTTTGATTTCTTTTACGAATTCTACCACTGCACTATCAGTAACCGTGTTTCTAACGGCAGAAGATGCTTTAAATTTGGTTACATATTTCCCTCCGTCGATACTTGATCTTGCGCCATACGTCCAACCGTGTTTTTCACGTAAATTCATGTTCAGGTAACTGTTGAAATCACCACCTAAAATTTGATTTGCAATCACAGCAGGGAAGAAATCAGGATCGCTCATTCTCAAATTCACCGTATTCACCAATGAAATTTCAGATTGAACGGCATTTGGAACGTCAACAAAATCAATTTGAAGTTTAGCAGCATTTTCAGGAGCCGGATAGGTGTTTTTTGGTGTAGCTTGTTTTTTCCAGCCGCTAAAAAGTTTTTCTACAGCCGCTTTCGTTTCTTTAAATTTAACATCACCTATGATTACCAAATAAGCATTTTCAGGAACAAAATAGGTAGTATAATTAGACTGAACATCAGCAAGAGTCACATTTTTCACTGTTCCTTCTGAAAGATATTCTCCAAATGGGTGGTTTTTTCCAAACGCCAAAACGTCAACAACTCTGCTGGCAATTGCCGGAACACTTTTTTCGTCGGCTTTAAGTCCTTCGATTAATTTTGCTTTTTCTTTATCAAATTCTGATTGTGTGAAATTGGGCTGTAAAGCTCCTTCAGCTAAAAGCTCCAGAACACGTCCTGAATATTTGGAAAGTGAACTTCCGGAAGCTCCTGAAGAAGAAAAATTAATATTTGCTCCGTAAAAGTCGATTTCTTCGTTAAAAGCTTCTTTTGTTATTTTTTTTGTTCCGTTACCAATTAAGGCACTAGTTAATTCGTCAACCCCTTTTTTGTTTCCTTCGGCAAAAGGAGCGTTGTCAAGGGTTAGAGTAAAACTTACTCTTGGTAATTTATGATTTTCAACCACCAAAACTTTCATCCCGTTCGCCAAAACAAAAGTTTGTGGCTTTTTGATGTTGACTACAGGAGAATTGCCTGGTTTTGGTTGTGGACGGTCTTGTGCTTGCATAATTCCAGTTAGGAATAAAAGTATTAAAAATGTATGTATTTTTTTCATGATTCGATGACTTAGTTTTGAGCTTTAGTTGAAGGGATATAGTCTAAAATTAAACGCTGGTTAGGGTTTAGGTATTTTTTTGCTACTTCTCTGATCTCTTCTCTGGTGATAGAGTGATAAAGGTCGATCTCAGTATTTATCAAATTAACATCTCCGTAAAGCAGATAGAAAGAAGCCAGATTTTCAGCTATTCCTTCTACTGTTGAATTGGCATTCACAAAATTATTATCGAATTTGTTTTGTAATTTTTGATAATCTTTTTCAGAAATTAAGTCCGTTTGAATTTTTACAA
This window encodes:
- a CDS encoding DMT family transporter yields the protein MDAKQLKWAYLLVLSLIWGSSFILIKRGLVGLTAVQVGSFRIIFAALFLLIVGFRSLKKISRRQWKFVAITSFFGTFIPAFLFAIAETEVDSSIVAIMNSLTPLNTLVLGILIFGIQFQKRQVLGVFIGLVGCLLLVLSGASSHPGQNYYYVILVVIATLSYAINVNLIKKYLSDLNSLSITTGNFAVLLIPALLILSTTDFPQRMNLEVTQHSILFVMILGVLGTGIANVLFFKLIQISSPVFATSVTYLIPIVAFFWGLLDNEMLTPIQFFGAFIILIGVYLSAKK
- a CDS encoding M16 family metallopeptidase; its protein translation is MKKIHTFLILLFLTGIMQAQDRPQPKPGNSPVVNIKKPQTFVLANGMKVLVVENHKLPRVSFTLTLDNAPFAEGNKKGVDELTSALIGNGTKKITKEAFNEEIDFYGANINFSSSGASGSSLSKYSGRVLELLAEGALQPNFTQSEFDKEKAKLIEGLKADEKSVPAIASRVVDVLAFGKNHPFGEYLSEGTVKNVTLADVQSNYTTYFVPENAYLVIIGDVKFKETKAAVEKLFSGWKKQATPKNTYPAPENAAKLQIDFVDVPNAVQSEISLVNTVNLRMSDPDFFPAVIANQILGGDFNSYLNMNLREKHGWTYGARSSIDGGKYVTKFKASSAVRNTVTDSAVVEFVKEIKRIRTEKVSEDILKNVKAGYIGRFVMQVEKPQTVARYALNIETEKLPADFYEKYIQTINSVTADDIYRVANKYFMLDNMRIVIAGKGSDVLTGLEKLQIPIFYFDKYGNPVEKPVTKKEVPAGITAKTVFENYLKAIGGEKVVATVKTLSMTGSTTIPQAPSPLTFISKLDSKGKMMVSLAMGPMNLMKQVVNDKGAYIEQQGQRKNLEGNDLAEMKASAAPFEELQLVKRTDLKVESIEPINGKDAYAIKDGKTTYFYDVASGLKLAESKVREQGGKSATQITNFNDYKDVKGVKIPFNIVQNVGFELDIKMSDIKINEGVSEADFL
- a CDS encoding heavy-metal-associated domain-containing protein, which codes for MKFTRIIASIAIAGLVLVSCKKEEDKNLANIKNIESAPKEHKAIAAENVQTSSFKIEGMTCAMGCAKTIEKELSNLDGVEKATVDFEKKTATVVFDKTVQNQENLTKTVQATGDGKTYKVLDIKS